The following nucleotide sequence is from Zea mays cultivar B73 chromosome 1, Zm-B73-REFERENCE-NAM-5.0, whole genome shotgun sequence.
TTTTTCTAAAAAACCCGTTCAAAGTTAGAGAAGTATGCCTTAGGACAAAACTAAAGTGAACTATACTTTTTTTGGGGAGGGGGGGGGGTAGCAATTGATATGAATTTGATAGCAACATAGAATATGTAGTTCACATGGACTCTCAACAACTTTGAGTACTTTCCTTTAAACAGATAAATGTTAATCCCCTGGTGTTTCTCTGTGTTTGTTCTTATAAGTTTCCATCCTTAAGAGATACTGCTTTGAATGCCATATTTCTGCTAATGCAATTGCAGCATTCTACAAACATATCTAGGGTGAACAAAGGAATGAGCCTTGAAGATTTCAAATTTATATACTGGATGGAGTATGCACACAGAATGTGGGGAAGAGCTTTGGGCTTTGTATTTGCGGGTCCTTTTGCATACTTCATTGCAAGAGGTTATGTTACTCGCCAACTGGGGATCAGGCTGTCGGCTCTTTTTGCACTTGGTGGTGCGCAAGGACTCATTGGCTGGTGGATGGTGAAGAGCGGTCTTGAGGTATTTATTAGACAATGTTTTTCATGTTTAACTACTTTGAGGCTTGGAACTTCACTATTTTCTTTTCACCTCAGGAACCAACATCTGAGTATGTTCAACCAAGGGTTAGCCCTTACAGGCTGGCAACTCACCTGACATCTGCATTTATTATATACTGTGGCATATTGTGGACTGCTTTGTCAGTAGTGATGCCTGATCCTCCAACCGGATCAATGAGTTGGGTAAACGGTGCAgcaaaaatcaggaagttggcaaTTCCTGTCAGTGCTGTTGTAGGCATTACTGCAATATCTGGAGCATTTGTTGCGGGCAATGATGCGGTACATATTACATTCTCTGCGTGTGTTTCGTAGTTTCTGCCTTGAAGCTGCGTTTACGTTCTCTCTCTCATCTAATTATTTATTACTGTTATGACAAGGGACATGCATACAATTCATTCCCGAAGATGGGTGACAGTTGGATTCCTGAAGATGTATTTAGTATGGAGCCTTTCGTTCGCAACTTTTTTGAGAACACATCTACAGTACAGGTACGTTTGTCTTGCAATGTTAAGTTTACGGATCTGTTCGTGTTCTCATACAAGGGAGTTCAGCTCCACATGTTGTCTGGAATATCTTATCTGAGAGATTGCAGTCACTCTCTTTGCTTCTTGTTCCTCCGTCCCAAATTATATGTTCCTCTGTCCCAAATCATATGCCTTGGTAGATTAATAAGCTCTTCTCGTTCTTGCAGCTCAATCATCGAATTCTTGCCGCAACAACATTACTCTCTGTGGGTGGATTATGGTTGGCTGCAAGGAAAATAGACATGCACCCAGCAGTCAAGTCACTGATCGGAAGCACGCTTGGGATGGCTGCTCTCCAGGTAATACATCCAGCTGCTCATTTTGTTAGTAACTTAACTATCAATTGTTGTTCACAATCCAAGCAATGTGTGTGCCAGATGAAGTTATTGGCTTATTGCATCACATGAACAAGTTAATTTCTGAGGAACATTGAAGAGTATAACCGAAGTCCTAACGAATTAGTGCACAACACCGATATTAATGTTAACCATTCTATTCCAGGTTACATTGGGCATATCTACGCTATTGACGTACGTTCCAACCTCGTTGggctcagcgcaccaagctggAGCGTTGACTCTACTGTCACTTACGATCCTTCTGGTTCACACTCTGAGAAGGCCGTCGCCAGCTCGTCTTAAGTCGATCGCAACTGCTGTGAAATCAACCTGATACCATTTCTTGGATTCTACCATCCTATAGTTACGAGTTGttgtttttttttccttttcccaCCCTAAGGCTTTGTTTGGTTACTCCAGTATTCACTACAATCTACATGTATTAAGGTGGATTggggtgtaaattagtttaactTACACACTAGTCCATCTTAATACATGTGAAGGTGAATACTAGAGTAACATGTAATGGTGCCGTGTTTCTTTGCACCACCTTAACACTGCTGTAGCGTTTCGGAATTGCTGGAAAGGCATGCAAGCTCTTGCCCTCAATGTGTTTCTAGTGCCAAGTGTTAGAAATACCCCCTAGCCCTTTCTTTTAGTAATTGCTACATTGCATTGTTGACACTGAGTTAGTGAGTTGCATGTTGAGCCTCCCTGGACAAGATGCTAATAAAATTCACTGCCTGGAGCCAGGTTTGATTTCAAtgcccttctttttcttctttaatTTCTATTGTACTGGCAGCTGAGCGCATGAATGATGAGATAGCTGTTAGCTAGACGTCGTCTCATCTGGCTAACAGATGCATCACCTAATCACAGGTGGTAGCACGCACATTATACTCAAGCGAGCTTTGTAAATGTTGGCAACTGAGAGTGAGTGACAGGCCGGATGTCGGCCCACACAACACGTGATCGAGAGGCCACAGCCCACACACTAAGCCCATGCATGCAATGTTATGTTGAACTGCTTTGCCGTAGAACTAGGCGATGGCAACGGTTAATTCCCCGCCGCGACGAAAAAACTTCCCTGCCGGGATCCTCACGAATGTTTTCGGGGAACATTTCTTCTCCATCTCCGTTCCTCGCGGGATAAATCCCCAACGGGGATCCCCATCCCCGTTTAAATTACAATTAAGACATACATACTTTGTTATTAATGTtaaacattgtcacttatacacattatCGGATATAAGAAGTCATTATGGCATATATCAAAATGAACACATTTGTACAATTAGTGTCTCTTGacaaggtaattatttatttttgtcgttAACTAGTACACAAAAACATAGCCACGTGCAAGTTTAATaggtccccgcggggaacgggaaTGAGGAATGCTTCCCCGTCCCCAtccccgtttacccgtcggggGATAAATTTTCCCCATTTATATCCCCGCGGGGGAAGTTTCTTCCCCATCCCCTAATGgaggaattccccgcggggaatcgggtccccattgccatctctacctaGAACCATA
It contains:
- the LOC100192499 gene encoding Cytochrome c oxidase assembly protein COX15: MGSRVAAALIRRGRYLASSLLTPRLPRSALAPAPPHRVGSASSSCGGGGGGSCLLPPRSGPAGAFSYASRFGNFHAFRSLAPKAMFGQCTRRMSTTATALNSTVASGAANSGFKLLVTKGAHVQKAVGIWLFGCAAWVFSLVILGGITRLTRSGLSMTDWKFTGEIPPMTDEAWQLEFEKYKQSPEYKRVNKGMSLEDFKFIYWMEYAHRMWGRALGFVFAGPFAYFIARGYVTRQLGIRLSALFALGGAQGLIGWWMVKSGLEEPTSEYVQPRVSPYRLATHLTSAFIIYCGILWTALSVVMPDPPTGSMSWVNGAAKIRKLAIPVSAVVGITAISGAFVAGNDAGHAYNSFPKMGDSWIPEDVFSMEPFVRNFFENTSTVQLNHRILAATTLLSVGGLWLAARKIDMHPAVKSLIGSTLGMAALQVTLGISTLLTYVPTSLGSAHQAGALTLLSLTILLVHTLRRPSPARLKSIATAVKST